One window from the genome of Helicoverpa armigera isolate CAAS_96S chromosome 4, ASM3070526v1, whole genome shotgun sequence encodes:
- the LOC110374984 gene encoding cystinosin homolog isoform X3 codes for MAGAATVLKPRGVACAPSSHRISLCFVIVLLLGIPSAHSQLEKLYITETDLNILVDDTHLMKLVQIGQYNESLKVTANIQHPDIVQFVPQTIDIPGSKEPNSTVKITYDICAYAKSPGHSEVTFNVTPAGYVNMDTVFLRITVMHSHAINVISYIMGWIYFAAWSVSFYPQIYINFKRKSVVGLNFDFLALNIMGFTMYSLFNCGLYFSRDIQSEYFARHPRGLNPVQLNDVFFSLHAAFATLITITQCFLYEREDQRVSTTGRSILGVFTVIVLVSAGVSAGGKLAWLDFLYYCSYIKLSITLIKYVPQAYMNYKRKSTVGWSIGNIFLDFVGGFLSILQMALNAYNYNDWISFFGDATKFGLGLFSLVFDIFFILQHYVFYRHADEKKYDLDIKA; via the exons ATGGCTGGTGCAGCAACAGTATTGAAGCCGCGCGGGGTCGCGTGCGCGCCCTCTAGTCATAGAATAAGCctgtgttttgttattgttttattattag GTATCCCAAGTGCACATTCCCAGTTAGAAAAATTGTATATAACCGAAACGGATCTCAATATCCTTGTTGACGACACACACCTCATGAAACTGGTGCAAAT TGGCCAATACAATGAAAGTCTGAAAGTGACAGCTAACATCCAACACCCGGACATCGTGCAATTCGTCCCTCAAACCATAGACATCCCGGGCTCGAAAGAACCGAACTCCACGGTCAAGATTACCTATGATATCTGCGCTTACGCAAAGAGTCCGGGACATTCTGAAGTTACTTTCAATGTCACTCCTGCTGGATATGTCAA CATGGACacagtattcctccgcatcacggTGATGCACTCTCACGCCATCAACGTGATCTCCTACATCATGGGCTGGATATACTTCGCGGCCTGGTCCGTCTCCTTCTACCCTCAGATCTACATCAACTTTAAGAGGAAGAGCGTCGTTGGATTAAACTTCGATTTCTTGGCACTGAATATCATGGGATTTACGATGTATTCTCTGTTTAACTGCGGACTTTATTTTTCGAGAGATATTCAG AGCGAGTATTTCGCCCGTCACCCCCGCGGCCTGAACCCGGTGCAGCTGAACGATGTGTTCTTCTCTCTTCACGCAGCCTTCGCCACGCTTATCACTATCACTCAGTGCTTCTTGTATGAG CGCGAAGACCAGCGAGTATCAACAACAGGCCGCAGCATACTGGGCGTGTTCACCGTCATTGTCCTGGTGTCAGCGGGCGTCAGCGCGGGCGGCAAGCTGGCGTGGCTCGACTTCTTGTACTACTGCAGCTATATCAAGCTGTCTATTACGCTCATTAAATATGTGCCGCAG GCGTACATGAACTACAAACGCAAATCAACAGTAGGGTGGAGCATCGGCAACATCTTCCTGGACTTCGTCGGCGGCTTCCTCTCGATCCTGCAGATGGCACTGAACGCTTACAACTACAACGACTGGATCTCGTTCTTCGGCGACGCGACCAAATTCGGCCTCGGCCTCTTCAGTCTCGTCTTCGACATATTCTTCATTCTACAGCACTACGTCTTCTATAG gcACGCCGACGAGAAAAAGTATGATCTGGACATCAAAGCGTGA
- the LOC110374984 gene encoding cystinosin homolog isoform X1 translates to MAGAATVLKPRGVACAPSSHRISLCFVIVLLLGIPSAHSQLEKLYITETDLNILVDDTHLMKLVQIGQYNESLKVTANIQHPDIVQFVPQTIDIPGSKEPNSTVKITYDICAYAKSPGHSEVTFNVTPAGYVNMDTVFLRITVMHSHAINVISYIMGWIYFAAWSVSFYPQIYINFKRKSVVGLNFDFLALNIMGFTMYSLFNCGLYFSRDIQSEYFARHPRGLNPVQLNDVFFSLHAAFATLITITQCFLYEREDQRVSTTGRSILGVFTVIVLVSAGVSAGGKLAWLDFLYYCSYIKLSITLIKYVPQAYMNYKRKSTVGWSIGNIFLDFVGGFLSILQMALNAYNYNDWISFFGDATKFGLGLFSLVFDIFFILQHYVFYREGKEFVRVNSSDEGSDISSSNEGREYFVLVHNWHADEKKYDLDIKA, encoded by the exons ATGGCTGGTGCAGCAACAGTATTGAAGCCGCGCGGGGTCGCGTGCGCGCCCTCTAGTCATAGAATAAGCctgtgttttgttattgttttattattag GTATCCCAAGTGCACATTCCCAGTTAGAAAAATTGTATATAACCGAAACGGATCTCAATATCCTTGTTGACGACACACACCTCATGAAACTGGTGCAAAT TGGCCAATACAATGAAAGTCTGAAAGTGACAGCTAACATCCAACACCCGGACATCGTGCAATTCGTCCCTCAAACCATAGACATCCCGGGCTCGAAAGAACCGAACTCCACGGTCAAGATTACCTATGATATCTGCGCTTACGCAAAGAGTCCGGGACATTCTGAAGTTACTTTCAATGTCACTCCTGCTGGATATGTCAA CATGGACacagtattcctccgcatcacggTGATGCACTCTCACGCCATCAACGTGATCTCCTACATCATGGGCTGGATATACTTCGCGGCCTGGTCCGTCTCCTTCTACCCTCAGATCTACATCAACTTTAAGAGGAAGAGCGTCGTTGGATTAAACTTCGATTTCTTGGCACTGAATATCATGGGATTTACGATGTATTCTCTGTTTAACTGCGGACTTTATTTTTCGAGAGATATTCAG AGCGAGTATTTCGCCCGTCACCCCCGCGGCCTGAACCCGGTGCAGCTGAACGATGTGTTCTTCTCTCTTCACGCAGCCTTCGCCACGCTTATCACTATCACTCAGTGCTTCTTGTATGAG CGCGAAGACCAGCGAGTATCAACAACAGGCCGCAGCATACTGGGCGTGTTCACCGTCATTGTCCTGGTGTCAGCGGGCGTCAGCGCGGGCGGCAAGCTGGCGTGGCTCGACTTCTTGTACTACTGCAGCTATATCAAGCTGTCTATTACGCTCATTAAATATGTGCCGCAG GCGTACATGAACTACAAACGCAAATCAACAGTAGGGTGGAGCATCGGCAACATCTTCCTGGACTTCGTCGGCGGCTTCCTCTCGATCCTGCAGATGGCACTGAACGCTTACAACTACAACGACTGGATCTCGTTCTTCGGCGACGCGACCAAATTCGGCCTCGGCCTCTTCAGTCTCGTCTTCGACATATTCTTCATTCTACAGCACTACGTCTTCTATAG AGAGGGCAAAGAGTTTGTCAGGGTAAACAGTAGTGACGAGGGGTCCGACATTTCCAGCAGTAACGAGGGGAGGGAGTATTTTGTGTTGGTACACAACTG gcACGCCGACGAGAAAAAGTATGATCTGGACATCAAAGCGTGA
- the LOC110374984 gene encoding cystinosin homolog isoform X2, whose amino-acid sequence MAGAATVLKPRGVACAPSSHRISLCFVIVLLLGIPSAHSQLEKLYITETDLNILVDDTHLMKLVQIGQYNESLKVTANIQHPDIVQFVPQTIDIPGSKEPNSTVKITYDICAYAKSPGHSEVTFNVTPAGYVNMDTVFLRITVMHSHAINVISYIMGWIYFAAWSVSFYPQIYINFKRKSVVGLNFDFLALNIMGFTMYSLFNCGLYFSRDIQSEYFARHPRGLNPVQLNDVFFSLHAAFATLITITQCFLYEREDQRVSTTGRSILGVFTVIVLVSAGVSAGGKLAWLDFLYYCSYIKLSITLIKYVPQAYMNYKRKSTVGWSIGNIFLDFVGGFLSILQMALNAYNYNDWISFFGDATKFGLGLFSLVFDIFFILQHYVFYREARYILLPGTSSTDDDVPSEEQHQVNAEEPYQGAPA is encoded by the exons ATGGCTGGTGCAGCAACAGTATTGAAGCCGCGCGGGGTCGCGTGCGCGCCCTCTAGTCATAGAATAAGCctgtgttttgttattgttttattattag GTATCCCAAGTGCACATTCCCAGTTAGAAAAATTGTATATAACCGAAACGGATCTCAATATCCTTGTTGACGACACACACCTCATGAAACTGGTGCAAAT TGGCCAATACAATGAAAGTCTGAAAGTGACAGCTAACATCCAACACCCGGACATCGTGCAATTCGTCCCTCAAACCATAGACATCCCGGGCTCGAAAGAACCGAACTCCACGGTCAAGATTACCTATGATATCTGCGCTTACGCAAAGAGTCCGGGACATTCTGAAGTTACTTTCAATGTCACTCCTGCTGGATATGTCAA CATGGACacagtattcctccgcatcacggTGATGCACTCTCACGCCATCAACGTGATCTCCTACATCATGGGCTGGATATACTTCGCGGCCTGGTCCGTCTCCTTCTACCCTCAGATCTACATCAACTTTAAGAGGAAGAGCGTCGTTGGATTAAACTTCGATTTCTTGGCACTGAATATCATGGGATTTACGATGTATTCTCTGTTTAACTGCGGACTTTATTTTTCGAGAGATATTCAG AGCGAGTATTTCGCCCGTCACCCCCGCGGCCTGAACCCGGTGCAGCTGAACGATGTGTTCTTCTCTCTTCACGCAGCCTTCGCCACGCTTATCACTATCACTCAGTGCTTCTTGTATGAG CGCGAAGACCAGCGAGTATCAACAACAGGCCGCAGCATACTGGGCGTGTTCACCGTCATTGTCCTGGTGTCAGCGGGCGTCAGCGCGGGCGGCAAGCTGGCGTGGCTCGACTTCTTGTACTACTGCAGCTATATCAAGCTGTCTATTACGCTCATTAAATATGTGCCGCAG GCGTACATGAACTACAAACGCAAATCAACAGTAGGGTGGAGCATCGGCAACATCTTCCTGGACTTCGTCGGCGGCTTCCTCTCGATCCTGCAGATGGCACTGAACGCTTACAACTACAACGACTGGATCTCGTTCTTCGGCGACGCGACCAAATTCGGCCTCGGCCTCTTCAGTCTCGTCTTCGACATATTCTTCATTCTACAGCACTACGTCTTCTATAG
- the LOC110375013 gene encoding cryptochrome-1 encodes MTKVPSVIHWFRLDLRIHDNLALRNAINEAENRKHHLRPVYFIDPDIKSKVGINRLRFLVQSLQDLNENLKKLNTRLYIIRGNAVEELPKLFTKWQVKYLTSQVDIDPIYVKQDEIIDKIAEKSDIFIVRRVQHTVYDVHSVLKKNNGSVPLTYQKFLSLVQDVQVKECIEITKEVSDDCKPKDFDSKQYDVPNLNELDIDESALQLLKYPGGETEGVKRLHMYMAKREWVCKFEKPNSSPNSIEPSTTVLSPYISHGCLSAKLFYHKLQEALSGRKHSEPPVSLLGQLMWREFYYTAGAGTENFDKMVGNPVCTQIPWGKNDEHLKAWAEGRTGYPFVDAIMRQLKQEGWIHHLARHMVACFLTRGDLWISWEEGAKVFEDYLLDYDWSLNAGNWMWLSASAFFYKFFRVYSPVAFGKKTDKEGLYIRKYVPELKKYPTAFIYEPWKAPKNVQTTAGCIIGKDYPKRIVDHDTIHKENCQKMSVAYKLNKERKALKRPLT; translated from the exons atgacGAAGGTTCCATCTGTTATTCATTGGTTCAGGTTGGATTTGCGAATTCACGACAACCTCGCTCTACGTAATGCTATAAATGAA GCAGAAAATCGTAAACATCATTTAAGACCAGTTTACTTCATAGATCCTGACATCAAAAGTAAGGTTGGTATCAACCGGCTAAGATTTTTAGTACAAAGCCTTCAAGATCTGAATGAAAATCTCAAGAAATTGAATACTCGTCTATACATTATAAGAGGGAATGCTGTTGAGGAACTGCCTAAGCTATTTACAAAATGGCAAGTGAAGTACTTGACAAGCCAAGTTGATATTGATCCTATTTATGTGAAACAAGATGAAATAATAGACAAGATTGCTGAAAAGAGTGACATCTTCATTGTCCGTAGAGTCCAACACACAGTTTATGATGTCCACAGTGTGTTAAAAAAGAACAATGGCAGTGTTCCTCTTACATATCAAAAATTTCTTTCTCTTGTACAAGATGTGCAAGTAAAAGAATGTATTGAAATCACAAAGGAAGTTTCAGATGATTGTAAGCCAAAAGATTTTGATTCTAAGCAGTATGATGTACCGAATCTCAATGAACTTGATATTGATGAATCAGCACTTCAACTCTTGAAATACCCTGGCGGTGAAACTGAGGGAGTTAAGAGATTACACATGTACATGGCTAAAAGGGAATGGGTGTGTAAGTTTGAGAAGCCTAACTCCTCTCCTAACAGCATAGAACCAAGTACTACAGTTTTAAGCCCCTATATCAGCCATGGCTGTTTATCAGCAAAGCTTTTCTACCACAAATTACAGGAAGCTTTGAGTGGCAGGAAACACTCAGAACCTCCAGTGTCTCTGTTAGGACAGTTAATGTGGAGGGAGTTCTACTACACAGCAGGGGCAGGCACAGAGAACTTTGATAAGATGGTTGGGAATCCTGTTTGCACTCAAATACCTTGGGGCAAAAATGATGAACACTTGAAAGCCTGGGCTGAAGGTAGGACTGGATACCCATTTGTTGATGCAATTATGCGCCAGCTTAAGCAAGAAGGTTGGATACATCATTTGGCTCGCCATATGGTTGCTTGCTTCTTAACAAGAGGAGACTTGTGGATATCCTGGGAAGAAGGTGCCAAAGTGTTTGAGGATTATTTGTTAGACTATGATTGGTCTCTAAATGCTGGCAATTGGATGTGGCTCTCTGCATCAGCATTCTTTTACAAGTTCTTTAGAGTATACAGTCCTGTTGCATTTGGTAAGAAGACAGACAAAGAAGGTCTTTATATAAGGAAGTATGTACCTGAATTGAAGAAATACCCTACTGCTTTTATTTATGAGCCTTGGAAGGCACCTAAGAATGTTCAAACTACAGCGGGTTGTATTATTGGAAAGGATTATCCCAAAAGGATTGTTGACCATGATACAATTCATAAGGAGAACTGCCAGAAAATGTCAGTtgcttataaattaaataaagagagGAAAGCTCTTAAGCGACCATTGACATAG
- the LOC110375014 gene encoding spermatogenesis-associated protein 6 isoform X1, translating to MPKIIELTVEIDVQRVSCPGVWLCQDGRVSLTVFALGTSYQTCLLPPSFPLMFKDVFYFRKRFQESCALNNICCLLKEETIYCELVQWCSECGSNESTILAQYLGSLNDVLFPPNMCSNEGVDLLMRRSKEFPGILSPKIEIATKVRIDEVWNQPCTVTPSIKVSTCQCVPRDDPKRQKQVCHSTKFHRSKCFKQQRSPSTARSRSRSRSRSRSSGSRSCCSFTPKVHDCGVGYFKPPPKPLLPRAPRRTTVGSRRKRLPCADVCVYNVKAPPDPWRSITCGVCRNEREYEVEPKRPERVINTEKTYMNHHDIDRNPKTILESRYIHQDKCTDSGDKQKTKKCYKVQTKPCVCEICKRYHELFHVQDNVQGTHTADART from the exons ATGCCAAAAATTATCGAGTTAACAGTAGAAATTGATGTTCAGAGG GTATCATGTCCAGGAGTTTGGTTGTGCCAAGATGGTCGCGTCTCCCTCACAGTGTTTGCCCTTGGTACCAGCTACCAGACCTGCCTGCTACCTCCAAGCTTCCCCCTCATGTTCAAAGATGTGTTCTACTTCAGAAAACGGTTTCAGGAGTCTTGCGCACTTAATAACATTTGCTGCTTGCTGA AAGAAGAAACTATATATTGTGAACTGGTGCAATGGTGCAGTGAATGTGGGAGCAATGAAAGTACAATCCTGGCGCAGTACCTCGGCTCTCTGAATGACGTGCTGTTCCCACCCAACATGTGCTCCAATGAAGGAGTAGATCTGCTCATGAGGAGGTCTAAAGAGTTTCCT GGTATTTTATCCCCAAAAATTGAGATAGCAACAAAAGTACGTATAGATGAGGTGTGGAATCAACCGTGCACTGTGACACCCTCGATCAAAGTAAGCACTTGTCAATGTGTGCCGCGGGATGACCCAAAGAGACAAAAGCAAGTCTGCCATTCTACAAAGTTCCACAG GAGTAAATGCTTTAAACAACAAAGGTCACCCTCAACAGCGAGGTCAAGGTCACGTTCAAGATCACGGTCAAGGTCATCCGGCTCAAGGTCATGTTGCAGCTTTACGCCGAAAGTACACGACTGCGGCGTCGGCTATTTCAA ACCTCCACCGAAGCCTCTTCTTCCTCGAGCGCCTCGTCGGACGACGGTGGGGTCCAGGCGCAAGCGCCTTCCTTGTGCAGACGTCTGTGTTTACAACGTCAAAGCGCCGCCAGATCCCTGGAGATCTATCACTTGTGGAGTCTGCCGCAATGAGCGTGAATATGAGGTCGAGCCAAAGAG ACCCGAGAGAGTGATAAACACAGAGAAAACCTACATGAACCATCATGACATTGACCGAAATCCCAAGACTATCCTAGAAAGCCGTTACATACACCAAGACAAATGCACAGATTCCGGTGACAAACAGAAAACAAAGAAATGCTACAAGGTCCAGACGAAGCCCTGTGTTTGTGAAATATGCAAAAGGTACCACGAATTGTTTCATGTCCAAGACAATGTTCAAGGAACCCACACAGCAGATGCCAGGACCTAA
- the LOC110375014 gene encoding spermatogenesis-associated protein 6 isoform X2, with the protein MPKIIELTVEIDVQRVSCPGVWLCQDGRVSLTVFALGTSYQTCLLPPSFPLMFKDVFYFRKRFQESCALNNICCLLKEETIYCELVQWCSECGSNESTILAQYLGSLNDVLFPPNMCSNEGVDLLMRRSKEFPGILSPKIEIATKVRIDEVWNQPCTVTPSIKVSTCQCVPRDDPKRQKQVCHSTKFHRSKCFKQQRSPSTARSRSRSRSRSRSSGSRSCCSFTPKVHDCGVGYFKPERVINTEKTYMNHHDIDRNPKTILESRYIHQDKCTDSGDKQKTKKCYKVQTKPCVCEICKRYHELFHVQDNVQGTHTADART; encoded by the exons ATGCCAAAAATTATCGAGTTAACAGTAGAAATTGATGTTCAGAGG GTATCATGTCCAGGAGTTTGGTTGTGCCAAGATGGTCGCGTCTCCCTCACAGTGTTTGCCCTTGGTACCAGCTACCAGACCTGCCTGCTACCTCCAAGCTTCCCCCTCATGTTCAAAGATGTGTTCTACTTCAGAAAACGGTTTCAGGAGTCTTGCGCACTTAATAACATTTGCTGCTTGCTGA AAGAAGAAACTATATATTGTGAACTGGTGCAATGGTGCAGTGAATGTGGGAGCAATGAAAGTACAATCCTGGCGCAGTACCTCGGCTCTCTGAATGACGTGCTGTTCCCACCCAACATGTGCTCCAATGAAGGAGTAGATCTGCTCATGAGGAGGTCTAAAGAGTTTCCT GGTATTTTATCCCCAAAAATTGAGATAGCAACAAAAGTACGTATAGATGAGGTGTGGAATCAACCGTGCACTGTGACACCCTCGATCAAAGTAAGCACTTGTCAATGTGTGCCGCGGGATGACCCAAAGAGACAAAAGCAAGTCTGCCATTCTACAAAGTTCCACAG GAGTAAATGCTTTAAACAACAAAGGTCACCCTCAACAGCGAGGTCAAGGTCACGTTCAAGATCACGGTCAAGGTCATCCGGCTCAAGGTCATGTTGCAGCTTTACGCCGAAAGTACACGACTGCGGCGTCGGCTATTTCAA ACCCGAGAGAGTGATAAACACAGAGAAAACCTACATGAACCATCATGACATTGACCGAAATCCCAAGACTATCCTAGAAAGCCGTTACATACACCAAGACAAATGCACAGATTCCGGTGACAAACAGAAAACAAAGAAATGCTACAAGGTCCAGACGAAGCCCTGTGTTTGTGAAATATGCAAAAGGTACCACGAATTGTTTCATGTCCAAGACAATGTTCAAGGAACCCACACAGCAGATGCCAGGACCTAA